AGATCGTTGTGCATTAATTGCCCAATTTTGGCGGCATCGTGCTGAGCGATCGCTTGGATTAATGGACCAGAATGGACTCGCTTGGCTCTATCTTCTAGAGTATTAGTATCAGATGGGTAATTATGACCAAACTGTTGTCTGTAAGTTTGATAAGCCCAAGCAGTAGAAACAGCTAAATTCCGGTATTTTGCTAAAACTACATGAATATCTTCTAAATCTGGCAACGGAGAGATTTTATCACCCCTACCAGTAGCGATCGCAGTTCCGCCAGAGAGGCAAAAAGGCACATCTGAGCCAATTTTTGCGCCCAATTCTTGTAATTCTGACTGGGTAAGTCCTAATTTCCAGAGTAAATCTATTCCCACTAACACAGCAGCAGCATTAGCCGAACCCCCAGCTAAACCAGCCGCGACGGGAATTTGTTTATCTAGGGAGATTTTTACTCCTCCATAGCGTTGAAAGGCTTCTGGAAACTCTATCGTCATCAACTCGGCGGCTCGATATGCCAAGTTAGTTGAGTCTTGAGGTACTTGAGTGTGGTTACAATGAACCTGGAGGCGTTCGGTAGCATTAGCACGTACCTCAACGCGATCGCTCAGGCTAATGCTTTGCATCACCATTGCTAGTTCATGATAACCGTCAGGGCGATCGCCGAGAATTTCTAGGTGTAAGTTAATTTTCGCAGGAGCAATTAGGGAATAAGCGCGCATAAATGAAGTCAGGAGTCAGGAGTAGAAATGCGATATATCGCGTCTGTACAGAAGTCAGAAGTTAGAGATTCCGATCTGTGTGCTGCAATTCTATTACTTAAGGCTACCCACTGAGCTAAACTTAATTGTTCGGCACGAGCTTGGGGGTTAATATCTAGTTCGGTGAGAATTTCGGTGAAGCGATCGCTTTCGACTAGACTTTTGAGGTTGTTACGCAGCATTTTCCGCTTTTCTCTAAATCCGGCTGTGACTAAATTTTCGAGTTGTTTGGGACTATCTGCGGCTGGTTGGAAATTTCTGGGGCGTAATCTCACTACAGCAGAATCTACCTTTGGCGGTGGGTAAAAAGCTTTAGCTGGTACATGATAAACTAACTCAGCTTCTGCTAGATATTGAACTCTAACTGATAAGGCTCCAAAAGCTTTTGTACCTGGTTTAGCTGCGATTCTTTCAGCTACTTCTTTTTGAACTAAGAGAACTATTAAATCCAATGGTTTTGGATTGGGATTTGAGATTTTTCCCAAGAGTTTTTCTAAGATCGGACCTGTAATATTGTAAGGAATATTAGCTACTACTTTATTGGGATCTTGAAACTGCGGAAAACTCTCTAAGCAATTATTTAAATCTAAGGTGAGAAAGTCTCCTTGTAATAGTAAAAATTTATCTAATTTACCGAAACTAGCTACTAGTTTTTTACACAAATCTCTATCGATTTCAATCGCTAAAACTGATGCTGATAAAGGTAGTAATAATCGGGTAAGAATTCCAGTTCCAGGTCCAATTTCTAGGACTTTATCGGTTAAAGATAATTCGGCTGCTGCTATAATTTTATTTAAGGCGACATCGCTGCGTAGCCAGTGCTGAGCAAATTGTTTGCGGGGATGAGGTGAAGGCATTTTAAGAGGTCAGAAGTCAGAAGTCAGAAGTCAGAAGTATTAGTTTAATATAAATGAGTAACCCAGAACAAAAAGACCAAGAACATCCCCAAGCAAAACGCGATCGCCAAGTAGTCAGTCAACTCTTACAAAGCGAACCGAACCCTTATCAATTAGCAGAATTAGCTAGGTTAAGAATCAGATATCAGCAATTTCCTGGAGCAAAAGATATCAAAGCCGATCTAGATCTAGTTTTGAAAAACTGGTCACTCAGTGAAGCCCAACTACTTGCCAAAACTCGTCAAATCCATGCTCAAAGTAGCATTTATCAAGAGCAAAAACTGGAAGGCGATCGCGAAGATTGGAATTAAGTAAGTAAGTGGACACGATTAAACACAAACAGATTGTAGGGGAGGTTGCGAGTCTGGCGTTGCACGGCAGACTTTTAGCAACCGTGCGGGTTTTGCCAGCCAATTCAGCCGAAGCTATCGATATCAAAT
The sequence above is drawn from the Merismopedia glauca CCAP 1448/3 genome and encodes:
- the ispE gene encoding 4-(cytidine 5'-diphospho)-2-C-methyl-D-erythritol kinase codes for the protein MRAYSLIAPAKINLHLEILGDRPDGYHELAMVMQSISLSDRVEVRANATERLQVHCNHTQVPQDSTNLAYRAAELMTIEFPEAFQRYGGVKISLDKQIPVAAGLAGGSANAAAVLVGIDLLWKLGLTQSELQELGAKIGSDVPFCLSGGTAIATGRGDKISPLPDLEDIHVVLAKYRNLAVSTAWAYQTYRQQFGHNYPSDTNTLEDRAKRVHSGPLIQAIAQHDAAKIGQLMHNDLEKVVLPAHNLVSELKTALLACNPLGTMMSGSGPTVFALAKSKTHAEAIQAQIKQMLPDPQLDTWTAQFCPQGIQVS
- the rsmA gene encoding 16S rRNA (adenine(1518)-N(6)/adenine(1519)-N(6))-dimethyltransferase RsmA, producing the protein MPSPHPRKQFAQHWLRSDVALNKIIAAAELSLTDKVLEIGPGTGILTRLLLPLSASVLAIEIDRDLCKKLVASFGKLDKFLLLQGDFLTLDLNNCLESFPQFQDPNKVVANIPYNITGPILEKLLGKISNPNPKPLDLIVLLVQKEVAERIAAKPGTKAFGALSVRVQYLAEAELVYHVPAKAFYPPPKVDSAVVRLRPRNFQPAADSPKQLENLVTAGFREKRKMLRNNLKSLVESDRFTEILTELDINPQARAEQLSLAQWVALSNRIAAHRSESLTSDFCTDAIYRISTPDS
- a CDS encoding DUF3288 family protein, which gives rise to MSNPEQKDQEHPQAKRDRQVVSQLLQSEPNPYQLAELARLRIRYQQFPGAKDIKADLDLVLKNWSLSEAQLLAKTRQIHAQSSIYQEQKLEGDREDWN